Below is a genomic region from Lysobacter terrestris.
ATGTTGCCCACGCCGACCACGATCTTCTGGTCCATCAGGAAGGTCTTCACCGGCGCCTTGCGCCCGCGGCTCAGGGCGAACAGGTAGTCGCCGCCGAACGCGTCCGACAGCGGCTCGGGGCCGAGGTCGCGCAGCAGCTCGTGGGTTGCCCCGGGCGGCTGCCACAGCAGGCAGCCGAACCGGCGCGGGTCGGTGAAACGCAGCACGCGGCGGGACCCGTCATCCAGCTCGATGTCGACATGGTCGTGCGCCTTCACCGGCGTCGCCGCCGGCAGCACGCGCAGGCTGCCGGACATGCCCAGGTGCAGCAGGGCGCTGCCGGCCTGGGTGTCGAGCAGCAGGTACTTCGCGCGCCGGCGCACCTGCTCGATGCGCTGCCCGGGCAGGAGTTCGGCGACTTCGCGTGGAATCGGCCAGCGCAGGTCCGGCCGGCGCAGGACCACGCCGGTGATCCGGCGTCCCTCCACATGCGGTGCGAGGCCGCGGCGGGTGGTTTCGACTTCGGGCAGTTCGGGCACTCAGGACCTCGGCTTGCGTGCATCCAGGGCCGCGGCGGCGGCGCAGGGCGTGCGGCGTCGGAGTGTCGCTCGCGGCGCGGTTTCGACTTCGGGCAGTTCGGGCACTCAGGACCTCGGCTTGCGTGCATCCAGGGCCGCGGCGGCGGCGCAGGGCGCGCGGCGTCGGAGTGTCGCTCGCGGCGCGGTTTCGACTTCGGGCAGTTCGGGCATGACGCTAGCTTACGGAGTCGATCGCGCGACGACCCCATTCAGTTTGCCGACCTTGCCGAACGCGCCCCCAATCCCCATCACAGTACCGTTCCATACAGGGGCGAACGTCATGCGGGGGTGGCAGAATCCCGCGTGGGACCGCGTCCTTCCACCCACCCACTTCGCCGCGGCGAAGGCGGGCGCGTCCGCTCCGGAGTTGTCATGTCCGCATTGCTCGATTTCCTCGCCGGTGGCCTGTTGCAGGCCGGCTGGGTTGCCATCGCGATCTATTTCCTGGTCGCCACCCAGCTCACCATCTTCTCGGTGACGCTGTACCTGCACCGTTCGCAGGCGCATCGCGCCGTCGACTTTCATCCGGTGCTCGCGCACGTGTTCCGCTTCTGGACCTGGTTGTCGACCTCGATGATCACCAAGGAGTGGGCGGCGATCCACCGCAAGCACCACGCCAAGTGCGAGACCGAAGAGGATCCGCACAGCCCGCAGGTCAAGGGCATCAAGACCGTGTTCTGGCGCGGCGTCGAGCTGTACAAGGAAGCGCGCAACGATCGCGAGTCGATCGAGAAGTACGGCAAGGGCTGCCCGGACGACTGGATCGAGCGCCACCTGTACACGCCGCACGCCACCCTCGGCCCGACGTTGTACCTGTTCATCAGCTTCGCCCTGTTCGGCTTCGTCGGCGTCGCGCTGTGGGCGATCCAGATGGCGTGGATTCCGTTCTGGGCCGCGGGCGTGGTCAACGGCCTCGGCCACTGGTGGGGCTACCGCAATTTCGAAAGCGCCGATACCTCGACCAACCTGTCGCCGTGGGGCGTGTGGATCGGCGGCGAGGAGCTGCACAACAACCACCACGCGTTCCCGTCGTCGGCGAAGTTCGCGCTGCGCAAGTTCGAACTCGACATCGGCTGGGTTGCGATCCGTGCGTTCGAGAAGGTCGGCCTGGCCAAGGTGCTGCGCGTCGCACCGACGCTCGACGTGCGCCCCAACATCGCCATGCCCGACGGCGAAACCATGAAGGCGTTGCTGGCGATCCGCTTCCAGGCGATGACCGACTATTACCGCAACGTCACCCTGCCGGCGCTGCGCGAAACCAAGTTCAAGCTGCCGCGCAAGCTGCGCCAGGGCCTGGCCGACGGCGGCCGCTGGCTCGACGACGACAAGCGCGCGCGCCTGCAGGCATGGCTGGCCGAGCGTCCGCGCATGGCGCAGCTGGCCGAATTCCGCGCCAAGCTGTCGCAGGTGCTCGACGAGCGCTCGCACGACGCGCAGGCCACCCTCGCCAAGCTGCAGGCGTGGTGCGCCGAAGCCGAGGCCTCGGGCAATGCCGCGCTGCAGGCGTTCTCGATGCGCATGAAGGGCTACGCACTGGCCCCGGCGCGCATCGGCGCGTGATGCGCGCACGCGACGGACGCACGACGACGGAAGGGGCGGCAACGCCCCTTCCGCGTTTGCGGCGCCGGCGCGGCCGCGGCACAGTGCCGCGCATGCTGGCCCGCCTTCCCCTGCTGCTTGCCTGCGCCGCCGTGTTCGGCCCCGGTCCGGTGGTTGCGCAGGTCGTGGCCGCCCACGACTACGTCGCGCGCATGGACGCCGACCAGGACGGCCGCGTGTCGCTGGCCGAGTACCAGGGCTGGATGGGCTATGCGTTCGAACGCATGGACGCCAACCGCGACGGCGTGCTGGCCGTGGATGAGCTGCCCGGCGGCAAGGGCAAGCCGGTTTCGCTGGTCGAACACCGCGAGTCGCTGGCGGCGATGTTCCGTCGCCAGGACGCGAACGCCGACGGCTTCCTCGACGCGAAGGAACTCGCCGCGCCGCCGCGCTGAACCGGCGCAATGACGCGCGGGCGCAATCTTCCGGCGCGCTCACTAGAATGCGCGCATGACCATCCTCGTGACCGGCGCGGCCGGCTTCATCGGCGCCCACGTGTGCCGCGCATTGCTGGACCGCGGCGACGCCGTGGTCGGGCTCGACAACTACAACGATTATTACGATCCGCAGATCAAGCGCGATCGCATCAAGGCGTTGTGCCCGGATGCCGACATCCGCGTGCTCGACCTGGTCGACCGCGACGGTCTGGCGGCGTTGTTCGACGAGGTTAAGCCGGATCGCGTCGTGCACCTGGCCGCGCAGGCCGGCGTGCGCTACTCGCTGACCCATCCGCACGCCTACGTCGACAGCAACCTGGTCGGCTTCGTCAACCTGCTCGAGCTGTGCCGGCACCGCGGCGTGCAGCACCTGGCGTACGCCAGTTCCTCGTCGGTGTACGGCGATTCGGCGACGCCGCCGTTCTCCGAGGACCAGCGCATCGACCAGCCGCGCTCGCTGTACGCCGCGACCAAGGCGGCGAACGAGCTGATGGCGCACACCTACGCGCACCTGTACCGGCTGCATTCCACCGGGCTGCGTTTCTTCACCGTGTATGGCCCGTGGGGGCGCCCGGACATGGCGCCGCTGCTGTTCTCGCGCGCTGTGCTGGCGGGGCGGCCGATCGAGGTGTTCAACCACGGCCGGATGCGCCGCGACTTCACCTTCATCGCCGACATCGTCGCCGGCGTGCTCGGCGCGCTCGACCATCCGCCCGAGGGCGGCATCTCGCCCGAAAGCGCGCCGCACCGCGTCTTCAACCTCGGCAACCACACCCCGGTCGAGCTGGAGCGCTTCATCGCGGTGATCGAGCAGGCGGCCGGGCGGCCGGCGCAGAAGGTGTACAAGCCGATGCAGCCCGGCGACATGGTCGAAACCATGGCCGACACCGCGCGGGCGCGGGCGGCGTTCGGCTTCGAGCCGGCCACGCCGATCGAGTCCGGCCTGCCGCAGGTGGTGGCGTGGTGCCGGGATTACTTCGGCGACCGCGCCTGAACCGTCCTGCCGGCGAGACTGACGGCGCAACGGCGGGCGGGTACGATGCACGCCCACCGGACCCGTTCAGCCGCGCGCAAGGCCGCGCGGGCGCCCCATGACCCCACAGCTGCCTCAAATCTCCGTCGTCGTGCCCGTGTTCAACGAACAGGACAACGTCCCCCCGCTGGTGCACGAGATCGTTGCGGCCCTGCGCGGCGTGGTCGCGTTCGAGATCGTCTATGTCGACGACCGTTCGCGCGACAACACCCTCGCCGTGCTGCGCGACCTCAAGGCGCAGGTGCCCGAGCTGCGCGTGCTCCACCACACCGACCAGAGCGGGCAGAGCACCGCGATCCGCACCGGCGTGAAGGCCGCGCGCGGCGCGTGGGTCGCCACCCTCGACGGCGACGGCCAGAACGACCCGGCCGACATCCCCAAGCTGATCGCCGAACGCGCCAAGGGCAGCGCAGACGTGAAGCTGTTCGCCGGCTGGCGCGTCAACCGCCAGGACAGCGGCAGCAAGCGCTGGGCCAGCAAGTGGGCCAACGCGATCCGCGCGCGCATGCTGCGCGACGCCACCCCCGACACCGGCTGCGGGATCAAGCTGTTCGAACGCGCCGCGTTCCTCGACCTGCCCTACTTCGATCACATGCACCGCTACCTGCCGGCGCTGATGCAGCGCGCGGGCTGGAAGACGGTGAGTGTGCCGGTCAACCACCGCGCCCGCACCGCGGGCGTGTCCAAGTACAACAACCTCAACCGCGCCCTGGTCGGCATCCGCGACCTGCGCGGGGTGGCCTGGCTGATCGTGCGCAGCAAGCGCACGGCGGTGGAGGAGGTCTGATGTTGCTGATGGCAGCGGCGGCGGTCGCCGCGGGTGGGGCGGACGTCATGGACGCGCCGATCCCGTGGCTGGACTGGACCGGCCTGCACATGTCGCCGTGGAAGCTGATCGGCCTGACCGGCGCGCTGATGTTCGGCGGGCGCTGGCTGGTGCAGTTCGTCGCCAGCAAGCGCCAGGGCAAGCCGGTGATCCCGCGGCTGTTCTGGTACATGAGCATCGTGGGCAGCGTGATGACCCTGGCCTACTTCGTCTTCGGCAAGAACGACTCGGTCGGCATCCTGCAGAACCTGTTCCCGACCTTCACGGCCTGCTACAGCCTGTGGCTGGACATCCGCCACCGCGGCTGGCGCCGGGATAAGGCGACCCATTGACGTAGGGCGGGCTCCAGCCCGCCTCGCAGCCTTGCCCTCGCCCACCGGGGAGGAGTCCGGCCCATCCCAGCCCCGAAGCCTCGGCCCGTCGGGACCGGGCCTGTGGATAAGCCTTGCCCGGCCCGGTCGGCGCGGGCATAATGCGCGGCTCGCTGCGTCCGGTCGGCTTAGGCCTAGACCGGGCGGGACCGGAACCACGATTCCCTCCCGCCGCCGGCAGCGGACATTTTTCCTACCTGTATCGTGAGCCGCCGCAATCCATCGCGGGCGGAGGGGCCGCCGCCTCCCTGGCCAAGGGAAGCATCAATTACCTCTCGAGGTGCGTATGTCCCGAGTTTGCCAAGTAACCGGCAAGCGTACGACGACCGGCAACAACGTCTCGCACGCAATGAACAAGACCCGCCGCCGTTTCCTCCCGAACCTGCATGAACGCCGGTTCTGGGTTGCCAGCGAAAACCGCTGGGTGAAGCTGCGCCTTTCCAACGCTGGCCTGCGCACCATCGACAAGAACGGCATCGACGCCGTCCTGGCCGACCTGCGCAAGCGCGGCGAGAAGATCTGAAGGAGGATCTGAATCATGGCTTCCAAGCGCGACAAGATCCGTCTGATCTCCTCGGCCAACACCGGCCACTTCTACACCACGGACAAGAACAAGAAGAACACGCCGAACAAGATGGAGGTCAAGAAGTACGACCCCGTCGTTCGCAAGCATGTGATCTACAAGGAAGGCAAGATCAAGTAAGTCTTCCGGCCGGCTCGTAACCGGCTTGTTCGAAGATGTACCGAAGCCCGCCGCAAGGCGGGCTTTCTTTTTGCCCGCCCGAACGCCAGGAGACGACATGAACATCCAAGCGCCCAACCGCGTCGCCCACAGCTACGTGCAGCAGCTCGTCGCCGAACCCGCGCGCGTCTTCCCGCTGCTGTGCCCGGTGCGCGAAGCGGACTGGATCGAAGGCTGGAACCCGCTGCTGGTCGTGAGCGCGTCCGGCGTGGCCGAACCCGACTGCGTGTTCACCACCGCGGCCGAACCCGGCGACGCGATCTGGTACGTCACCCGGCACGAAGCCGACGCCGGCTTCGTCGAGATGCTGAAGATCACGCCGGGCGTCACCGCGTGCCGCCTGCGCATCCAGCTGCAGGCGAGCGCTGCCGGTTGCGACGCCATCGTCACGTACATGCACACCAGCCTGGGTGTGGAAGGCGATGCCTTCGTCGCCGGGTTCACCGCGGCGTACTACGAACAGTTCATGCGCGACTGGGAAGCGCGGCTCAACCATTATCTGGAACACGGCACGGCGTTGGCCGGCGCGCGCGAGTAGATACGACAAAAACAAAGCCCCGGTCGCAGCCGGGGCTTGTGGCTTGCAGAAACCCGTGTCACTGCATCAGAACGTGATGCCCCAGTTGTCGATCCTGCCGACATCGCCATTGGCGTTGTCGTTCACGCGCAGCTTCCACGTGCCGTTGAGCGCCTCGCTCGACAGGTTCAGCGTCACCGTCTTGTTGATGTTGTCGGTGCTGCTGCCGGTGCGGTTGTGGATGTTGTACAGCGTGCCGTCCGGTGCGACCAGGTCGACCTTCAGGTCGCCGATGTAGGTGTGCACGATCGCCACGGTCGCCGAGGTGTCCGCCGGTGCATTACCGCTGCGGCCGGAGACCGTGACCGGCGAATCCACCGTGGCGTTGTCGTTGATCGCGTAGTCGGTCGTGTTGCTGTAGCTCGTGCGCGGACCGCTGATCGTGTAGCTGCCGGTGAGGCTCATCCCGGAGAAGGCAGAGTAGCCCTTGACCAGCACATGCCACGTACCCGGTGTCGCCGCCGGAAGATTGCAGGTTTCGGCAGTGGTACTGCCTTCGGACTTGCAGTCGTAGCTGGTGGTGGTCGGCGCGGTGCCGAACTTCACGTACAGGTCGGCATCGCCCGTGCCGCCGCTGGTGACGAACTTCAATCCGGTCGAGTCGCTTGGCACCTGCATCGTCCAGCGCTGTTCGCTGCCCGTGGCCCCGCTGATGCCGGTGACCGCGACGCCGTTCTGCAGGTTCGAACCGCTGCTGCCCACGGTCACCGTCTGCGACTTGCTGTTGCTGGCGCCACCGTTGTCGGTGACGGTCAGCGTGACGGTGTAACTGCCCGCCGCCGCGTAGGTGTGGCTGGGATTGGTCGAGGTGGACGACGTACCGTCACCGAAGGTCCAGCTGCGCGACGCGATGCTGCCATCGCTGTCGCTTGACGCGTCGGTGAAGTTCACCGTGAGTCCGCTCACGCTGCTGCTGAAGTTCGCCACCGGCGGTGCGTTGCTGCTGCCGCCCGCGGTCTTTCCCAGTTCGCCGAGGAAGGCGAGGCCGAACTTGGCGAAATGCGCCGACGGGGCCGCGCTGTCGCCCATGTTCGCCAGCGTGTCTGCGGTGGTGTGGATGTTCGGGTTGTACCCGCCACTGGCGGTGCCGCCTTCGAACATGATCGCGGCGGGATAGCCGGCGCTCGTCCACGAGGCGTGGTCGGAACAGCCGTAGCCGCAGGTGTAGGTGCCGCGCTGGATGCCGAGCGGCGCCAGGTACGTGTCGAACAGGTCGGCGAGGAATTGCTTCATGTCCGCGCTCGAATAGTCGCTGACGATGCGCATCTCGGTGCTGCCTGTCTGGTAGTTGGTCATGTCCAGTTGCAGCACGCCGACGACGTTGGTGCCGGCGGTCTTGAACGACTGCGCGATAGCGTTGGAACCGCGTAGGCCGACTTCCTCCGCCGCATAACCCATGAACTTCACGGTGCGCTTCGGGCGCCAGCCATTGGCGAGCGACACGCGCAACACTTCGGTGAGCGTGGCGATGCCCGAAGCGTCGTCGTCCGCGCCCGGTGCGACTTGCGAGGTGCTGCCACCGGCACTGCCGTTGATCGAATCCAGGTGCGCGCCCAGCACTACCACTTCGTTCGGCAGCTCGACGCCCTGGATGGTGAGGATCACCGACGGCTGCGTGGAACAGTTGCTGCAGCCGGTGTACAGCTCGCTGCTGACGTCGCTGCGGCCACTGGCGAGGCTGTCCCAGGTCGACTTGATCCATTCCGCCGACGTTTTGCCGGTGGTCGATGTGTAATAGCGGTTGGTGTAGCCCGACAGCGTGCCGATCGTCGCCTTGATGCGGCTGGCGTCGACGTTGCCCAGCCACGGATTCACCGTGGCGCCGTTGTCGATCGGTGCGGCGAGCAGTGCATTGGCAAGCGAAGAGCCCTTCATCGCCTGCGCGCTGCGATCGTTGCGGATGAAGGTCTCGGCATCGGTAAGGCTGTCGAAGGCGAAGAAGCCACCGCAGCGGTTCTCCTTCTCGTGCACGTGGCGGGCGAGGTCGCCGACCTGGTGTGAACGCAGCCTGGCGATGACCAGTTCATGGCCCTGGCTGTCTCGACGCGACAGGCCTTCAGTGGCCACGTCCTGCAGGCCGGCGAGATAGGTCGCGCGCGAGGCCACGACATATACCGGCGCATGCGGGTCCTCGGCGGAAGCGGGCGTGGAGGTGCGCGTCTGCGCCTGCACGGAAGGCACGAGGACGGCGGCGCCAAGCAGCGCGGCCGACAGCAGGTGGACGACGGAAACCGGAGCGGCAAGCGATGCCCTCCGCATGGAACGGAACTTCATCGGACTCTCCCTGTGATGCTCATCGGCGCGTCCTGCACGGGTGCCGGCGCGACCCAGCCGACGATGACGTGGATACGAAGCCGGCGAGCCGCAACGGCTCGCCGGCTTCGAGGTTCAATGCGTTCGCAGCCAGCAGTCCGGACCGGTTGCCGGTCCGGACCACGCGGCATCAGAACGTGACGCTCCAGCTGTTGATGTAGCCGGTGTCGGCGTTGGCGTTGTCGTTCACGCGTAGCTTCCACGTGCCGTTCAGCGCTTCGGTCGACAGGTTCAGCGTTACCGTCTTGTTGATGTTGTCGGTGCTCGAACCGGTGTGGTTGTGGATGTTGTACAGCGTGCCGTCCGGCGCCACGAGATCGACCTTCAGGTCACCGATGTAGGTGTGCACGATCGCGACCGTGACCGACGCATTGCTCGGCGCATTGCCGGTACGGCCGGAGACCGTGATCGGCGAATCCACCGTGGCGTTGTCGTTGATCGGATAGTCGGTCGTGTTGCTGTAGGTCTGCGTGCTGCCGCCGCCACCGGTGCTGTAGCTGCCGGTCAGGCTCATGCCCGAGTAGGTGCTGTAGGCATGGATGGTGACGTAGTACGTGCCGGCCTGGGCCGTGGTGATGTTGCAGGTCTCGGCGGTGGTGCTGCCTTCCGACTTGCAGTCATACGACGTCGTGGTCGGCTGCGAACCGAACTTCACGTACAGGTCGGCATCGCCCGAACCGCCGGAGGTCACGAACTTCAGGTTGGTCGCACCGGCCGGCACGTCCAGCTTGTAGTACTTGTCCGCACCGGTCGAAGCGCCGATGCCGGTCACGGCCACGCCATTGCTCAGCGTCGTCACCGTGCCGCCACCGCCGCCACCCGAGCAGCTCACGCCGACGGTGGTGAAGGCTGCGGTCACGTCGGCCTTGGTGAAGCCCAGGTCGGTCGCCGCCGTTTCGACACCGCACGCACCCTGGTTGAAGGTCGAGCTGGCGGTCCAGTACAGCGCGTTGGCACGTGCCATCACCTTGAACGCCTTGGGCACGTCCCATCCGGCGGTCTTGGAGAGGTTGCAGAACGCCTTGTTGTACACGCCCGAGGAGTGGTGCACGTCCATGCTGGACGTGAAGTTGGCCGCGTTGTCGATCGAGCGGCCGTCCTGGGTCGGATTGCACATGTAGCGCAGCGCGCCGGTGGACTTGAAGATCTCCTGGCCGACGAGGTAGTCCGCCGTGCCCTTCCAGTAGTGTTCGGTGGCTTCGCCGCCCATGTCCGAGAACGCTTCGTTGATGCCGCCGGACATGCCCGAGTAGGTCAGGTTGGAGTGCTGCTCGGTGAAGCCGTGCGAGACCTCGTGGCCGGCGACGTCGGCGCTGACCAGCGGATAGAACGTGCTGGCGCCGTCGCCGAACGTCATGTTCGATCCGTTCCAGAACGCGTTCTCGTAGCTGGTGCTGTAGTGCACGCGCATGACCAGCTGGAAGCTCAACGCGTTGTAGCCGGTGTAGGCCGGATACATGTTGGTGATCACGCCGCCGAAGTAATGCGCGTCGTTGATCGGCGAGTAGCCGCCGTTGATGGTCTTGTAGGTGTTGCGCGGGCAGGTGTACGAATACGCCGTCGTGCCGCTGGTGCCACCGTTGAGGTTCACCGACTTCACGTTGGTGTTGTTCATGGTGCAGGTGGTGCCGCTCTGCGCCACGTCGAGGAAGCCATAGATGCCGCCCGAACCCCACTCGTACTGGCCGGTCTTGGCGTTGCCGCCAGGGCCGGTGCCGACCAGCGCGTGGGTCAGGCCGTCCCACTGCTTGAGCACCTTGCCGTTGTTGGCATCGACGATCACGAACGGACGCGACGGGGCGCCACCGTTCGAGCTGTCGGCGAAGTAGGACACGACATAGACCAGGTGCGCGCGGTCGTTGTCGTCGACCCAGATCGACAGGTCGCTCTTCTCGTTTTCGGTGCGCTTGGCCACCAGGCTGCTGCCGAGCCCGGCCTGCTTGCCGATCGCCAGGGCCTGGCCCTTGTCGAGCTTGGCCGCCGCTGCCGGCAGTTCGCGGGCGAGGCCGTCGACGCGGCGACCGAACATCGTGCGCACGTTGCCGTTGCGGTCTTCCGCGACGACGACGCTCTCACCGAACACCGGAATGCCGCGGAAGGTCTGCTGGTAGCGGCGCACCGTGCCGTTGCTGGTGTCGGTATCGAGCAGCTTGAGGCCGGAATCGGCATCGAGGCCGAGCATCTCGGCATGGCGGTCGGCTGCGCTGGCAGCGCCGCCGGAGCGCGCGGTGGCAGCCTGGTATTGCGCTTCGAGACGCTTGGCATCCTGCTGGTGCAGGTCGATGCGCGAGGCAGCCATGGCCGGTGCGCACGCGATAGCGAACGCCAGCGGCGAAAGTGCGAGCAGGTTCAACTGATTGCGTTCCACAACTCTCTCCTTGAAAACGATGGGATGTTGAAGCCGTTGCCGACGGCGACCCTCACTCAGTCCTCCTGGACGCATGGGGGCGGCTGCGGATGCAGCAGTCGGGCGGTCGGATTGGGGGAAATCACCGGGCGAGTTGGACTGCCAGATCGGATTGCCAGATCGCATTGCCAGAAGCGGCCGAACAGGGAAGGCCGTCGATCAAGGAACTGCAGTGGCTGCAAAGGCCGCGAGCGCTGCCGGCGCGCGTTCGACGGCATCCATCCGCACCTTCCGGTGCGAATGAACAATCGTCAGGACGTGATTCGGGGCCGCTCGGTGGCTGCGTGTCCCGGCGCGTTGCGGCGCGTGGAACACGATGGCGGCGTGGTGACGATCGCGTCGCGTGCGCGCTGCGGCGCATTGGACAGAATGGCGGCGTGGGGGCGGTCGGGGCGCTGCATGTGTAACTCCGGGGGAAGTCAGGGACGACAGGTGTCGTCACCCCGGCGAGAGCGCAGGCCATTCCGCGGCATGGCGCCGTCGGAGCTGACATCCCTGTGTCTTCGCGTCGACCCGCACCCGCCAGCGGCGCGCAGGTCGCGCCAGAGGAAAGTGCGGAGGTGACGACGAGTGGACGACCGGCCCGGGTCCCCACTCCTGCCGCGGCCCATGCGGCGCGCGCATCCTGCACACCGGGTCCGCCGCGTGCACGCCGCATCGCAGCAATGCGCCGCCGTTCTGTCCGCGAGCGCCGCAAACGCCGCTCAAGGAGCGACCCAACGCACCCGGGCAGCGATGCTCGCCGCTGCCTACGACTTTGGTTGCGCAGCCTCTGTCGCGCGCGGCGTGGGCCGTACACTCGCAGGCGAAGGCGCGACGGCGCGCCATGCGAAGGCGGAGACAACCACGCGTGATCCCGGGCTGGATGCTGCTGCTGGTGTCGCTGGGCTATGTCGGCCTGCTGTTCACCGTCGCCTATATCGGCGACCAGCGCGAGCCCGGCACGAAGGCGCAGCAGCGCCGGCTGCGCCCGCTGGTGTATTCGCTGGCGCTGGCGGTGTATGCCTCGTCGTGGACGTTCTACGGCGCGGTGGGCACCGCCGCGCGCACCGGCCTGGGTTTCCTGCCGATCTACCTCGGCCCGATGCTGATGCTGCTGTTCGGTTGGCGCATCCTCGAGCGGCTGGTGCTGATCTCCGGCGAGCACCGCATCGTCTCCATCGCCGACTTCCTGTCCTCGCGCTACGGCCGCGCGCCGGGCCTCGCCGCGCTGGTCGCGACGGTGGCGCTGATCGCGGCGGTGCCGTACGTCGCGCTGCAGTTCAAGGCGGTGGCCTTGAGCGTGTCGGTGCTGGCGCCGGGCAGCGAGCAGGTCATGCCCGGCGATCCGGCGCTGTACGTGGCGCTGCTGCTGGCGGCATTCGCGATCCTGTTCGGCACGCGCCAGATCGACGCGACCGAACACCACCGCGGCATGGTCCTCGCCGTCGCGCTGGAATCGCTGGTGAAGCTGCTCGCGTTCGTCGCCATCGGCGTGTTCGCGATGGCGCACCTGCCCGGCAGCGGCAACACCGCCGACCGCGTGGTGCAGGCGTCCGAAGTGGTCTTCGCCCAAGGCATGCCCGCGGGCTTCGTCGCGCAGACGCTGCTCGCCTTCGCCGCGATCGTGTGCCTGCCGCGCCAGTTCCACGTCGCCGTGGTCGAGTGCCAGGATGCGGGCGACCTGCGTCCGGCGCGTTGGCTGTTCGGCGGCTATCTCGTCATCGTCAGCCTGCTGGTGGTGCCGATCACGCTGGCGGGGCAATCGTTGCTGGCCGGCACCGGCACCTCGCCCGACACCTACGTGCTCGCGCTGCCCCTGGCGCTGGACCAGAACGCATTGGCGATGATCGCCTACGTCGGTGGCTTCTCCGCGGCGACCGGCATGGTCATCGTGGCGAGCGTCGCGTTGGCGACGATGGTCAGCAACGACCTGGTGATGCCGCTGCTGCTGCGCAGCGGCGCCCTGCGCGAAGGCGCGAGCATCGACCGCCAGGTGCTGTGGGTGCGGCGCGCGACGATCGTCGCGCTGGCGCTGATGGCCTACGCCTACCACCGCGGTTCCGCGGGCGAGACGCTGGCGCAGCACGGCCTGCTCGCGTTCGCCGCGGTCGCGCAGTTCGCGCCCGCGCTGATCGGCGGCCTGTACTGGCGCGGCGCCAGCCGCGCGGGCGCGTTCACCGGCCTGCTGCTCGGCGCGCTGCTGTGGGCGTACACGCTGCTGCTGCCGGCGCTGGCCCGCGCCGGCTGGCTCGACACCGGCTGGATCACGCAGGGACCGCTCGGCATCGGCTGGCTGCGGCCGGAACAGCTGCTCGGCCTGAGCGGCTGGGACGCGCTCACCCACGGCGTGGTGTGGTCGCTGCTCGCCAATATCGCCGCCTTCGTCGGCGTCTCCGCGTGGAAGCGGCCGCGCCTGCAGGACCAGCTGCTCGCCACCTCCTACCTCGACCCGTACGCGCAGCGCTCCGCGCTCGGCCCCGGCGGCTGGGCCGGCAGCGTGCGCAGCGGCGAACTGCTGGCGCTGGCCGAACGCATCGTCGGCGAGCGCCACGCGCGCCGCGCCTTCGAGGAATACGCGCGGGCGCAGGGCCGGCCGTGGCATCCCGAACAACCCGCCGACCGCGCACTCGCGCAGTTCACCGAACGCCTGCTCGCCTCGGCGATCGGCGCGGCCTCCGCGCGCCTCACCCTCACTACCGCGCTGCGCGGCTCGGGCATGGAGCTGGGCGAAGTGGTGTCGCTGCTCGACGAGGCCAGCCAGGAGCTGCGCTTCAACCGCCAGGTGCTGTCGACCACGCTGGAGAACATCAGCCAGGGCGTGAGCGTGGTCGATGCCGAGATGCGCCTGGTCGCGTGGAACCGGCGCTACCAGGAACTGTTCGGCTACCCCGACGGCATGCTCTACGTCGGCCGCCCGGTCAGCGACCTGATCCGCTGGAACGCGCGCCGCGGCGAGAT
It encodes:
- a CDS encoding hybrid sensor histidine kinase/response regulator, whose translation is MIPGWMLLLVSLGYVGLLFTVAYIGDQREPGTKAQQRRLRPLVYSLALAVYASSWTFYGAVGTAARTGLGFLPIYLGPMLMLLFGWRILERLVLISGEHRIVSIADFLSSRYGRAPGLAALVATVALIAAVPYVALQFKAVALSVSVLAPGSEQVMPGDPALYVALLLAAFAILFGTRQIDATEHHRGMVLAVALESLVKLLAFVAIGVFAMAHLPGSGNTADRVVQASEVVFAQGMPAGFVAQTLLAFAAIVCLPRQFHVAVVECQDAGDLRPARWLFGGYLVIVSLLVVPITLAGQSLLAGTGTSPDTYVLALPLALDQNALAMIAYVGGFSAATGMVIVASVALATMVSNDLVMPLLLRSGALREGASIDRQVLWVRRATIVALALMAYAYHRGSAGETLAQHGLLAFAAVAQFAPALIGGLYWRGASRAGAFTGLLLGALLWAYTLLLPALARAGWLDTGWITQGPLGIGWLRPEQLLGLSGWDALTHGVVWSLLANIAAFVGVSAWKRPRLQDQLLATSYLDPYAQRSALGPGGWAGSVRSGELLALAERIVGERHARRAFEEYARAQGRPWHPEQPADRALAQFTERLLASAIGAASARLTLTTALRGSGMELGEVVSLLDEASQELRFNRQVLSTTLENISQGVSVVDAEMRLVAWNRRYQELFGYPDGMLYVGRPVSDLIRWNARRGEIGTGPLSPAGVEEQVRRRLGHLRAGTPHVFERVRASGQVVEMRGQPLPGGGYVTSYSDVTDYKRVESQLREVNETLEQRVEQRTREAEAAQQSKTRFLAAVSHDVLQPLNAARLFASALRESGVSGEQSHLAERVDASLRAAEELLDGLLDISRLEAGALQPERSDFDAGELLRELATQYAPMAAERGLQLRVRLCAEPLPVHSDRRLLRRALQNFLANALRYTRPRGGRGDGVLLTARARDGAVALQVWDTGPGISEHHLEQIFEEFRRFEQPGTSGERGLGLGLSICQRIARTLEHPLAVRSRVGHGSMFAITVPFGRAQFAVPPEDARIETPPDSLAGLRALCIDNDREILDGMRALLSRWQAQVLVAADVDEALAQMDAAHADARLPDVLLVDYHLHDRLDGLGLIAALRARAGIELPAALLTGDGSDAVKLAARERGCVVLTKPVKPASLRAFLASTRQSVQA